The following are encoded together in the Deltaproteobacteria bacterium genome:
- a CDS encoding ABC transporter substrate-binding protein has translation MKRARLQLSMVFISVTIATLWNGRAMSAEAPQKIRFAIASRSNVVAPKHIAISKGFFKAEGLEVELIQMNPRLSATALVNGDVQYADAFTSTFRGMMQGFPIKLVLVHQKKGPYFLIARPEIKDIQQLKGKKLGVATLRGSDHLVADELMLSKGFNPTGVQPIVIGDASTRYQAMLMGVIDVVALATPQDLMLKQKGYTVFAGPPEVGVPGSGVFAAEKFLKENTAVVRRTLRALLRSHSYILDNKPESVQAMMQWLPQSQEVANHSYDVEMKALVRDGLMNDAELDVLIAKLGEKKRPMDEIRDFSLARQVWKELEGGR, from the coding sequence ATGAAGCGAGCGCGGCTGCAACTGTCGATGGTGTTCATAAGCGTGACGATCGCAACGCTGTGGAACGGGCGGGCGATGAGCGCCGAAGCGCCGCAGAAAATTCGCTTCGCCATTGCCAGCCGCAGCAATGTCGTGGCGCCCAAACATATCGCCATTTCCAAAGGCTTTTTCAAAGCCGAAGGGCTCGAAGTCGAGCTGATCCAAATGAACCCGCGGCTCAGCGCGACGGCGTTGGTGAACGGCGACGTGCAATACGCCGACGCGTTCACCAGCACGTTTCGCGGCATGATGCAGGGCTTTCCGATCAAGCTGGTGCTGGTGCATCAGAAAAAAGGCCCATACTTTTTGATCGCGCGTCCGGAGATCAAAGACATTCAGCAGCTCAAAGGCAAGAAACTGGGAGTCGCGACCCTGCGCGGCTCCGATCATCTGGTCGCCGATGAGTTGATGTTGTCGAAAGGATTCAACCCCACCGGGGTGCAGCCCATTGTCATCGGCGATGCGTCAACGCGCTATCAAGCGATGCTGATGGGCGTGATCGATGTCGTCGCGCTGGCGACGCCGCAGGATTTGATGCTCAAACAAAAGGGCTACACCGTGTTTGCCGGCCCGCCGGAAGTCGGCGTGCCCGGTTCGGGTGTGTTCGCTGCGGAAAAATTTTTGAAAGAAAACACCGCGGTGGTGCGCCGAACCCTCCGCGCGCTGCTGCGCTCGCACAGTTACATCTTGGACAACAAACCGGAATCGGTGCAGGCGATGATGCAATGGCTGCCGCAATCGCAGGAGGTGGCGAACCATTCCTATGACGTCGAGATGAAAGCGCTGGTGCGCGATGGCTTGATGAATGACGCCGAGCTCGACGTACTGATCGCCAAGCTCGGCGAGAAAAAACGGCCGATGGACGAGATCCGAGATTTCTCGCTGGCGCGCCAGGTGTGGAAAGAACTGGAAGGCGGCAGGTAA
- a CDS encoding transporter substrate-binding domain-containing protein codes for MIFNIDAPIPTKGVLMRGHRLKVVVLVFLFTVGLFPVHARSAELIPLRATYASIGGAFAPLWIAQDKGVFNKYGLAVDLKYMLSATGTQALLSGSTDIVNPGTELVEAGLAGARVAFIIGILNRAVLSVYSKPELKQFTDLKGKVLGVTLPGSTTDLAARMLIQQAGMVAGKDIQVTHLQGMPDMITALAQGRIDAGIVSAPTTLRAKQAGLKELVDIAARNIPMIHAGLATTRDFIKSDRDKVRRYVQAYIEANKIARTDPETAKQVIAKWTKTDNKEDLEETYNTYVKAWEQAPLVSLPAMQTVLNFAINPNAKTAKPEQFIDNSFVAELEKSGFIKELYK; via the coding sequence ATGATTTTTAATATAGATGCACCGATTCCAACCAAAGGGGTGCTTATGCGCGGTCATCGCTTGAAAGTTGTCGTCCTCGTTTTTCTTTTTACCGTTGGTTTATTTCCCGTTCACGCGCGCAGTGCGGAATTGATTCCGCTGCGCGCCACCTACGCTTCGATCGGCGGCGCCTTCGCGCCGTTGTGGATCGCGCAGGACAAGGGAGTGTTCAACAAGTACGGCCTCGCGGTGGATTTGAAATACATGCTATCGGCCACCGGCACACAAGCACTGCTCTCCGGCAGCACCGACATCGTCAACCCAGGCACCGAGCTCGTCGAAGCCGGCCTCGCCGGCGCGCGCGTCGCGTTTATCATCGGCATTTTGAACCGCGCCGTGCTGTCGGTGTACAGCAAACCGGAACTGAAACAATTTACCGACCTCAAAGGCAAAGTGCTCGGCGTGACGCTACCTGGCTCGACGACGGATTTGGCAGCGAGAATGTTGATCCAGCAAGCCGGCATGGTGGCGGGTAAAGATATTCAAGTCACCCACCTGCAAGGCATGCCCGACATGATCACCGCGCTGGCGCAAGGCCGCATCGACGCCGGCATCGTCTCGGCGCCAACAACTCTGCGGGCAAAACAGGCGGGACTGAAAGAGTTGGTGGATATCGCCGCGCGTAATATTCCGATGATCCACGCCGGCCTCGCCACCACTCGGGATTTTATTAAGAGCGATCGCGACAAAGTGCGCCGCTACGTGCAAGCCTACATCGAAGCCAACAAAATCGCGCGCACCGATCCGGAAACCGCCAAACAAGTGATCGCCAAGTGGACCAAGACCGACAACAAAGAAGATCTCGAGGAGACGTACAACACCTACGTGAAAGCCTGGGAGCAAGCGCCGTTGGTTTCGCTTCCGGCAATGCAAACGGTGCTGAACTTCGCGATCAATCCAAATGCGAAGACCGCCAAGCCCGAACAGTTCATCGACAACTCGTTTGTCGCCGAGCTGGAAAAATCTGGTTTCATCAAAGAACTTTACAAGTAA
- a CDS encoding mandelate racemase/muconate lactonizing enzyme family protein, producing MVTPIAFVTVETDLGVTGYGLTRGSQRFGVREFINREVAPFLKGKNPLETERVWNALIKQFNARVQTGMWSSAVSAIDIALWDIKGKHYKEPVWRLLGGAQNPVQAYVTFGLKQYNKEQLVEVAKQLVKQNETRLKMVVAVDPENPKVDAERVRAVGKAVGNDVELMIDANYLFSYNRALELCKMIEPLGITWFEEPVYQNDALLLADLRRNTCIPIAAGQNEGHRFRHRELIASRAVDIAQPNVGSVGGYTEAVKVAALAQAFNIPIANGGGWPHHNMHLQAAMANGWRVEFHFEMWGVGDKIYKEPAAPDKGWVTLPETPGLGLEPRFDALKEFEEQ from the coding sequence ATCGTCACGCCGATTGCATTCGTCACGGTCGAAACCGACCTTGGCGTCACCGGCTACGGCCTGACGCGCGGCTCGCAGCGCTTCGGCGTCAGAGAGTTCATCAATCGTGAAGTCGCGCCATTTCTCAAAGGCAAAAATCCGCTGGAAACCGAACGCGTCTGGAACGCGCTGATCAAGCAATTCAACGCGCGGGTGCAGACCGGCATGTGGAGCTCGGCCGTGAGCGCCATCGACATCGCGCTCTGGGACATCAAAGGCAAGCACTACAAGGAACCGGTTTGGCGCCTGCTCGGCGGCGCGCAGAACCCGGTGCAGGCCTATGTGACTTTTGGCCTCAAGCAATACAATAAAGAACAGTTGGTCGAAGTCGCCAAACAACTGGTCAAACAGAACGAGACGCGCTTGAAGATGGTCGTTGCCGTCGATCCGGAAAATCCGAAAGTCGACGCCGAGCGCGTCAGAGCGGTAGGCAAAGCCGTCGGCAACGACGTCGAGCTGATGATCGACGCCAACTATCTATTCTCATACAACCGCGCGCTCGAGCTCTGTAAAATGATCGAGCCCCTCGGCATCACCTGGTTTGAAGAGCCGGTCTATCAGAACGACGCTTTGTTGCTCGCCGATCTGCGCCGCAACACTTGCATCCCCATAGCCGCGGGTCAGAACGAAGGCCACCGTTTCCGTCATCGCGAGCTGATCGCGAGCCGCGCCGTCGATATTGCGCAACCCAACGTTGGCTCCGTCGGCGGCTACACCGAAGCGGTGAAAGTCGCCGCGCTGGCGCAGGCCTTTAACATCCCCATCGCCAATGGCGGCGGCTGGCCGCACCACAACATGCATTTACAAGCCGCCATGGCCAACGGCTGGCGCGTCGAATTTCATTTCGAGATGTGGGGTGTGGGCGACAAGATCTACAAAGAACCGGCGGCGCCCGATAAAGGCTGGGTGACGCTACCCGAAACGCCAGGCCTTGGGTTGGAGCCCCGCTTCGATGCGCTGAAAGAGTTTGAAGAGCAGTGA